The DNA region TACTGAATATTGGGAATTATTTTTGGATTATTTAAGTAAAAAAGCATACATTAATTATAAATATTAGTAAAACAACTTATTATATATAAAAATCCCGGGGAGGGTTGGAATATGGACGTGGAGCCGATAAAAACTACAGTAGATGAGCTTTTAAAAGTCTTGGCAACTGAAAATGTGATTGGTGAGACAATAGAGACTGAGGATAAAATAATTATTCCAGTTACAAAATTTGGAATGGCATTTGGTGCTGCAAGCGCTGAAGGCAGTGCACTTAAAGATCAAAGTGGAAAAGGCAGCGGTGCTGGTGGTGGAGCTGGTATTGAACCAATAGCTATGGTAGTTGTCTTTAAAGGTATGACAGGTCCTGAAAGCGTTAGAGTTATGCATCTAACCAAGCCTAGCCCAATGGGTAGAGCAGTATCTGAAGCAATGCCTGCAGTAATAGACCTTATGAAAGAAGGTAAAGAAACTGTAAAAGAGATGAGGGAGAAAAAGAAAGAAGAAAAGGAAGAAAGTGAATAAAATCTTTTCTACTTATTTTTTGTAATTAGGAATTTTAAAGAGTGAATTTAATGCTCATAGCGACCGCCATAATCCTGATTATTTTAATAATTGTAACTGGAATTTTGGTGGTTCCATTTCATATATACCTGAATATATACAATACTGGTTTTAAGATCACAGGGACTTTTAGATTAACCTGGATGAAAATAAAATTAATCCAGAGAGAGATCCCTTCAGAAAAACAAGCGCCAAAGAAAGAAAATGAAAAGGAAACTAAATTTGAAATAAGCCGTATTCCAAAAATTTTGTCTCTTTTGGTAGAATCATGGCCTTATCTTGAGAGGGTATTTAACAGCTTTTTAAAATCCACATCTTTTGAAATATTTTCTTTAAATTTAATTTTAGGATTGGGAGATCCTGCTGACACTGCTACAGTCAGCGGTTATTTCTGGGCTGCATCCTCTTTGTTAAATCTAATTCCTAACGCTTACATATCACTGGAACCTGATTTTTTAAATGAGAAAATAGAAGCAGATGCAACTTTAAAAATAAAAATCCGGCTTTTTTGGATAGTGGTTGAACTTATAAGGGCTTTCACCAAGAAACCTGTAAGGGCACTTTTAAAAGAATTAAGAGAAACTAGAGGTTAAACAATGGTTAAAACTAACTTTGCAGAGAATTTTGATGTTGATACTATCGTTGGTAAATCTATTGAGGTGCAAGGTAAAATTCTCCATCCTATAGTTAAAGTTTCCATTTTAAAGGATAATAAGATGACTATTGTTGGATCATGGATAATTCCAGTTGCATTTGTAATTGAAGAAAATGGAAAAAAATATGTTATTTCTTTAAATGATGAAAAAATTAACCAGAATGAA from Methanobacterium bryantii includes:
- a CDS encoding GerW family sporulation protein, translated to MDVEPIKTTVDELLKVLATENVIGETIETEDKIIIPVTKFGMAFGAASAEGSALKDQSGKGSGAGGGAGIEPIAMVVVFKGMTGPESVRVMHLTKPSPMGRAVSEAMPAVIDLMKEGKETVKEMREKKKEEKEESE
- a CDS encoding DUF2953 domain-containing protein, encoding MLIATAIILIILIIVTGILVVPFHIYLNIYNTGFKITGTFRLTWMKIKLIQREIPSEKQAPKKENEKETKFEISRIPKILSLLVESWPYLERVFNSFLKSTSFEIFSLNLILGLGDPADTATVSGYFWAASSLLNLIPNAYISLEPDFLNEKIEADATLKIKIRLFWIVVELIRAFTKKPVRALLKELRETRG